In Ignisphaera sp., the DNA window CCTAGAGCATCTGTTCCCAATGGATATTTTGTTGATGGTGGTAGATATCTTCTATCGACCATTCTGCCGGGATCAACTTTATAGAAAATTGGACCTATGAGTCCTGTAAGAACTATGGCAGCGAATATCGCGATACCTATGACAAACTTTTTTATCCTTAGTATACCGGGTATCTTCAACTTTATGCACCTACATATGCATATCTAACTCGTGGATCGATAACAGCAAACATGATCTCTGATATAAAGTTGGCTAGTATTATTGTCCCTATCAGTATTACGAAGAAGCCCTGTATCAACATATAGTCTGTAGACTGTAGTGCTCTCCAGAGAGCTGTGCCTATACCAGGGTAATTGAACACTATTTCAGTTATAACTGAACCGGCCACGCTCCATCCTAAAACTATTGCTAAACCAACTATTTGTGGTAGAGCTGAGCACTTAAAGAGGTATCTCATGGTCTTTTTTTGCGAAAGTGCTAGAACTCTGACGTAGTCCATGTAATCTGTTGTCAATTCTTGTAAAGCAATATTCCTCATACTTAGTCCCCATCCACCTAAAGATGTTAGGAATATTGATGTGAATGGTAGTATGTAGTGTCTTAGGTAGTCTAGAACAAATGTTGCAGATAGGCTAGGTCCTAAAGTTGGAGACCATCCACCTCCAGTAGGTAGAATTTTGAGATATACACCAAAAATTAGCAATAGATACATGGCGAATATGTATGGAGGTGTACCTTGAAGAACTGCAAGTAATGGTAGAACGATTTTATCGGTAAGTTTTCCTCTGTTTATAGCTGCTACAACCCCTATGGTGTTTCCTACGATCCATGAAGCTATTATTGCAGGTATAAGTAGAGCTAAAGTCCATGGAAGGTATCGTATAATAATATCGTTAACGGTATTTGGAAAGAACATTATGGATCTTCCTAAATCTCCTCTAAAGAGGTCTTGAATAAATCTGAAGTACTGCTCGTGTAGAGGTTTATCGAGCTGGAAGTACTCTAAAAGCATTCTCTCAACTGCTTTAAGTCTTTCAGGATCGGTTGCACCAGTCTGAACTAGAGAATATATTAGCATGGCTAGTGGGTTTCCTGGGATAAGACGTGGCAATAGGAATATCAATGTCATTGCTACAAAAAACGTTAGGATCATCATGCTAACTCTCTTTATCATAAAAACTATGAATGGATTTAGTTTAGTCACAATATACACCTATTGATACAGCCTTGTATTCTCGGTTTTAAACCTTTATTAAAGTTATAGTTATACCAATTATTACTAACCTAAGTTACCAAGAATAACACTCACTGTCTGCCATGATACCAGCGAGGCGTATGTGGATATAGTGCATAGTATAATACATTCACTTAGTACGACTTTAGTGCAACGAACTGATAAGAAGGTTTATATTCAGATCCACAGAAGATAGTATCATGGGTGTATACCTCGTGAGCGAGATTGTTGCACTAGCTTTCGATTTGGGTGCTAGCAGTTGTAGAGCTATGATTGGGTTTATTAATGAGAAGGAAAAGAAGGTACGTGTTGAAGAGCTTTATCGTTGGCCTAACTATATGGTTAGGGTAGGTGAGAGTCTTCATTGGGATGTTCTCAGGATATGGCACGAGATGAAGTATGCGATAAAGCTTGCCTATAGAAGGTACGGTAATAGGCTTCTATCTATAGGTGTAGATACTTGGGGAATAGATTATGCTCTTTTAGACGAGAAAGGTGAACTCATCGGTAATCCACACACATATAGAGATCCTAGAACTGAGGGTATACTTGAAGAAGTTCTGAAGATAGTTCCAAAAGAGAAGATATATGAGAGAACAGGTATACAGTTCATAAGGATAAATACATTGTTTCAAATATATTCAATGGTTAAGAAAGGTTCTCCACAGCTGAAGATAACCAAAACCTTCCTAATGATACCCGATCTATTCAACTACTGGTTAAGCGGTGAAGCCTTTGCAGAATTTACTGAAGCAACAACAACACAGTTTCTCGATCCCAAGGCAAAGAACTGGGCATATGATATACTTGAGGCATTGGGAATACCTACACGTATATTTCCTCCAGTTATCGAGCCAACCACAAAATTAGGTAAAATATCTCCAAAACTCGTCTCGGAACTTGATGTACCAAAAGATATAGAGATAATTGCGCCAGCAACCCATGATACTGCTTCAGCAATAGCAGCAGGACCTATGGTTAATGAGAGTGCTGGTTATGTGAGTTCTGGTACATGGTCTCTAGTAGGTGTAGAGCTTCCAGAACCTCTAATAAACAGGAAAGCTATGGAGTACAACTTTACTAATGAGGGAGGGGCGTTCAATACTATAACATTTCTCAGAAACATCCAAGGTATGTGGATAGTTGAGGAAGTTAGAAGAGTACTAAGTGAGCAAGGTCAGCAACTCTCTTATCCAGAGATACTCAAGATGGCTCTAGAAGCAAAACCATTTAAGGCATTCATAGATCCTGATGATGATAGGTTTGTAGCACCATTGAACATGGTTGACGCTATAATGCAGTACCTCGAGGAAACAAAACAAGAAAGACCATCAAATATTGGTGAACTCTTCAGAATAGTATTCGAAAGTCTTGCTCTAAAATATAGACTTGTTTTTGAACAAGCAGAAGATCTTATAGGTAGAAAACTAACACATATAAACATATTTGGAGGAGGTTCTAGAAACTGGCTACTTAACCAACTTACCGCTGACTTCACTAACAAAAAAGTGTATGCAGGTCCTGAAGAAGCTACATCGATAGGTAATGTACTTCTACAAGTAGCAGGCTTAGGTATAATAAAGTCTTTGAGAGAATTAAGAGAATATGTTCAGAATTCATATCAGATCAGTGTATATGAACCTAATCACAGTAAAGAACATGATGAGGCATACACAAGATTTCTTGAACTACTTTACGGTAAGGCTTAACTGAATACTAATAATTTAATTTATCTTTTTATTCAACAGTAAATGAAATCGTGAGGAATATCTTGACTTAACACAATCTTTGTAGAAACTTAAAATGTTTCCAGAGGATAATTATTCACGAGGTTTCAGTAAGAGTATGATTAGAGTTAAATCTGATGTAGTTACGATCGAAACGTCATCCAAGTAAGGTTTTGAATTATGTAAAATGAATATTAAAATAGGAGAGCTTCACGACATCTAGAACTACTAGAAAATTTTATGTATGGAGCATGCTAGCGAATCTTGTTGAGATAAATTCATGTATATGGTTATGACATTTTGATCAAGATGTATGATGTTTATGTATGGGGTATCAATATACCTTTAATATTTCATTATTGTTTTGTGAATACTTCTTTAGAAACTCTTCAACTTCACTACGTGTTGGCATACTTTGAGCACCCATGCGCATAATCTTTAAAGTAGCTGTTGCATTAGCATATTTGGCAGCTTCAACTATATCTCTATTTTCATATAGCGATACTGCAAGACCTGCTACAAAGGCGTCGCCAGCTCCAACTGTATCTACTATCTGGGTCTTGAATGCTGGAACAATAACTCTTATTGATGGAGTAACTACTGCTGCTCCCATAGATCCAAGTGTAGTAACTACAGCGTTACAGCCATAGTTTAGTAGTTCTTCGCTAGCCTTAAAAACATCATCAATGGTAGCTATCTTAATGTTCGTGAGCTGCTGAAGCTCAACTCTATTTGGAACGATTACGTCTATGTAGCTATAGATGCGCTTATCTAAGGATCTTGCTGGCGCGGGATTCAATATAGTAGTCATATCCAACTCTTTAGCTATTTCAATTGCTTTATATACTGTTTCTATAGGTATTTCAAGTTGAACTAAAAGGATTCTAGCTCTATTCCTCAGATCTTCGAGAACACTCTCTACGTAATTTGGTGTAAGAGCGTTATCAGCACCAGATGAAACTATTATCATATTTTCACCAGTTTCTTCGTTAAGAATTATAAAAGCTACTCCACTACTACACTCTGCTGTAAAGATATAGTCCACCTTTATGCCATTCTTTGCAAGATTCTCAACGAGCAGGCGACCTATATAATCATTGCCTACAGCTCCTATCATATATGTCTCAATACCTAGACGAGCACATCCTACAGCTTGGTTAGCACCTTTACCACCCGGGTATATTATAAAATCGCTACCGATGATTGTTTCATCTGGTTGTGGAAACTTTTTGGTCTTTATATAAAAATCTGCATGTATACTACCAACAACAGCTATACACATACTAAGCACCATGAATTAGTGCTTGAGCGATACAATATAAGGTTTAAGCTCTACTTTTAACTATTATCTGTTCCCTTACGCTAAGTATTGTTAAAAATGTTACGATATTGCTGATCTTTGATGTAATCTACGTGTATAACATTAGAGCCAGGTTCATAGATTTACAGTATGTCAGAATGTGGCTTTCTGATCTGCATAACGTTAGGTGAGAGGACTGAATAATTAGGGTTACCTATACTGTTACTTAATACTTCATTATGTTAACTTATGTACTCAGTAACAAATGAACATCAATGATGGTATGAGGGTACAACAATCAACATATAGATGAGAGGTTGAGAGATTTTACCTATACTTCTGTTTGGCACAATCCTTCATTTCTAGCTTAATTCACTTAACTTTAAGCTCTAGATATGTAATGAAAATTTTTATAGTAAGTGTGGATAGCTAGTCCAGGAGAGAAAATATGAATATAGGTTCTCGAGGATATGGCTCAGCTGGATTCTCTATGGCACTACCTACACTAAGTTTTAAGGGTTCTTCGCATAAAGTAGATGAGAATTACATTAATAAACTTCTGCTTCCTAGAGGTATATACCTACACTTGTGTCCCAATTGCGGTGGTCCTATAGAAGACAGTAGATTGTTGTTTCGAAATGTTTGTTCAAAATGTATGGGTACTAACGAGATAATACCTGTTAGCAATATGATTGAACTAACAGAACATATTAAAGACATGACTCTCGAGAGTAGCGTTAGAAAAGTTGTTGATGTTCAGAAATTTGTTCAAGATTTTAGTGAATTTTTTGTCAAGTGTTTGAAGAGTTCTCCCTGGCATCTCCAGATAAGCTGGACTGTGAGGATTGCTCAAAATCAGAGTTTTGCACTTGTGGCTCCTACAGGTGTAGGTAAAACAACGTTTGGATTGATAGTAGCTCTCTATCTATCCTATAGACTGGGTAAAAAGACATACATAATCGTTCCAACATCTATCCTTGTGAAACAGTGCGAAGAGAGATTAAGGGAGTTTGCAGAAAGAGCAGGTATAATAGTTCAGATTATAGCTATGCATTCAAGGCTTTCACCAAAGAAAAGAGAAGAATATGAAAAAGCTATACGTGAGGGTTATTTTGATATAATTATCACAACGTCTAAGTACCTCATGAGAAACTTTAACGAAGTGTTCAATTACTTTCTATCCAAAGGATATAAGATGGGGTTCGTGTTTGTGGACGATGTTGATGCTGTAATGAAGGGTAGTAAGGCCATAGACATGATTTTGAAGCTTATAGGGTTTAGTGAAAAAGATATAGAGAAAGCGTATAAACTTATGGCTCTTCGTCAAAGAATGATAAAGTGTAGCTCATCTGAGAATGAAAAAGCTAGAGGTATCTGTTATGAGGGTGAGAAACATATCAGAGATGTTTTTAATGATCTTCAACGCGAAGTTCTAGCTACAAGAAGGAAATGTGGGATACTGGTAATTAGTTCTGCTACAGGAAGAGCTAGAGGCAAGAGAATTAGGTTATTTAGGGAGTTGTTGGGATTTAATATAGGGTCTGCTGTTGAAGTTTATAGAAATGTTGTAGATACCTACATGTTGATGCCTAAAGAAGAGGAAGTAGCAGATATTGTTGCAAAGCTTATCAATAAGTTAGGTGATGGCTGTTTAATATACGTAACGATTGATCGAGGACTAGAATACGCTAACAAGTTCTGTAATGAGCTCAGAGGCAGAGGTATAGAAGTCGAGGTACTCTCGAGTAAGAGAACAGATACTCTAGAACGGTTTATCTTGGGTGAGGTAAAGGCTCTAATAGGTGTAGCTACGTACTACGGTCTTCTTGTGAGAGGAATAGATATTCCGGAGAGGATCAGGTACGCTATATTTATCGGGGTCCCTCGACACAAAATTTCGATAACACAAATAGGATTCAATCCCCAGAACTTACTGAGGCTTTTAACAGCACTTTTAGATGTTATAGAGGATAAGAAACAGAAAGATAGGGTAATTAGACTTATAGCACAGCTCAGAAGGATTCTTCGACAGATGTCTGCTGAAAGAATTAAGATTGTAGTTGATAAGATATCTTCACAAGAGCCTATAGAAGAGCCTGTAGCCTCCATAATAACCGAAGCCCACAATCTCGTTGCATCTCTTCTATCTGATAAGAATATAGTTGAGGCCCTCAAGAAATATCAGAAAACATCTATTGTTGAGGAAAATGACACACTCTACATACTGGTACCAGATGCACCCACATATATACAGGCTAGTGGCAGAACTTCGAGACTTTTTATTGGAGGTATAACGACGGGACTCTCCATAGTATTAGTCGATGATATTAGGTTGCTTAATGGACTTGTAGACAGAGTGAAGTACTTTATAGAGGATTTCTCAATGAACTCCTTAGAAGCAGTAGATATTGACAATGTAATCAAACGTATTGATGATGATAGAGAACTATTGAAAACAATTAGATCTGGTA includes these proteins:
- the rgy gene encoding reverse gyrase: MNIGSRGYGSAGFSMALPTLSFKGSSHKVDENYINKLLLPRGIYLHLCPNCGGPIEDSRLLFRNVCSKCMGTNEIIPVSNMIELTEHIKDMTLESSVRKVVDVQKFVQDFSEFFVKCLKSSPWHLQISWTVRIAQNQSFALVAPTGVGKTTFGLIVALYLSYRLGKKTYIIVPTSILVKQCEERLREFAERAGIIVQIIAMHSRLSPKKREEYEKAIREGYFDIIITTSKYLMRNFNEVFNYFLSKGYKMGFVFVDDVDAVMKGSKAIDMILKLIGFSEKDIEKAYKLMALRQRMIKCSSSENEKARGICYEGEKHIRDVFNDLQREVLATRRKCGILVISSATGRARGKRIRLFRELLGFNIGSAVEVYRNVVDTYMLMPKEEEVADIVAKLINKLGDGCLIYVTIDRGLEYANKFCNELRGRGIEVEVLSSKRTDTLERFILGEVKALIGVATYYGLLVRGIDIPERIRYAIFIGVPRHKISITQIGFNPQNLLRLLTALLDVIEDKKQKDRVIRLIAQLRRILRQMSAERIKIVVDKISSQEPIEEPVASIITEAHNLVASLLSDKNIVEALKKYQKTSIVEENDTLYILVPDAPTYIQASGRTSRLFIGGITTGLSIVLVDDIRLLNGLVDRVKYFIEDFSMNSLEAVDIDNVIKRIDDDRELLKTIRSGKLDLREVPKELRVRTALFIVESPNKARTIASFFGRPTFREIDGLRIYETNVGDIHLLITSTGGHVFEVVEEGIQEDSVYGIAIAKHNEKILFLPKYDYIKRCFRCGTQFVRGETCPICGSDRVKSSRSIIEVLQRIAMEVDEIFIATDPDAEGEKIGYDIAISLAPFAKSIMRIEFHEVTRKAVLNALRNPREVNLSLVEAQITRRIEDRLLGFALSEYVTNKLKTLDIGLREREGRLSAGRVQTPVLGRIIELYIKKLITARKAKIIYLDGISIEVPQDLLEKVLGEEIKRLSPSRVEVVFRSTSINIERLYPLPPFTTDEMITEAHRVLKIDAVEAMRLAQDLFELGFITYHRTDSTRISSAGISLAKEYLSSIYGDKLSDVFEPRAWGSGGAHEGIRPTKPIDVDKLKELIAEGVIETPLRLTAKHFKLYDLIFRRFMASQMKPGIVEKTRYIVTVYIDSNEVFSQTIELVTSVIDPGFLLMYMPIKVISTPNTTFSLKPSKIRTVVLSEYTMPTQGDIIRWMKEVGIGRPSTYAKIVDTIIKRGYTMSVKGGILIPDIEGIYVYLLLAGAGFDNKDIGLETFLNTIRSVYRRSENIVENVTKVLNMVRDELRRMVSVKRTQELYTKIQSVELGKANYIDVIQELFKEVCRYIISELYEGVKACQTT
- a CDS encoding rhamnulokinase family protein yields the protein MSEIVALAFDLGASSCRAMIGFINEKEKKVRVEELYRWPNYMVRVGESLHWDVLRIWHEMKYAIKLAYRRYGNRLLSIGVDTWGIDYALLDEKGELIGNPHTYRDPRTEGILEEVLKIVPKEKIYERTGIQFIRINTLFQIYSMVKKGSPQLKITKTFLMIPDLFNYWLSGEAFAEFTEATTTQFLDPKAKNWAYDILEALGIPTRIFPPVIEPTTKLGKISPKLVSELDVPKDIEIIAPATHDTASAIAAGPMVNESAGYVSSGTWSLVGVELPEPLINRKAMEYNFTNEGGAFNTITFLRNIQGMWIVEEVRRVLSEQGQQLSYPEILKMALEAKPFKAFIDPDDDRFVAPLNMVDAIMQYLEETKQERPSNIGELFRIVFESLALKYRLVFEQAEDLIGRKLTHINIFGGGSRNWLLNQLTADFTNKKVYAGPEEATSIGNVLLQVAGLGIIKSLRELREYVQNSYQISVYEPNHSKEHDEAYTRFLELLYGKA
- the rbsK gene encoding ribokinase; protein product: MCIAVVGSIHADFYIKTKKFPQPDETIIGSDFIIYPGGKGANQAVGCARLGIETYMIGAVGNDYIGRLLVENLAKNGIKVDYIFTAECSSGVAFIILNEETGENMIIVSSGADNALTPNYVESVLEDLRNRARILLVQLEIPIETVYKAIEIAKELDMTTILNPAPARSLDKRIYSYIDVIVPNRVELQQLTNIKIATIDDVFKASEELLNYGCNAVVTTLGSMGAAVVTPSIRVIVPAFKTQIVDTVGAGDAFVAGLAVSLYENRDIVEAAKYANATATLKIMRMGAQSMPTRSEVEEFLKKYSQNNNEILKVY
- a CDS encoding ABC transporter permease produces the protein MTKLNPFIVFMIKRVSMMILTFFVAMTLIFLLPRLIPGNPLAMLIYSLVQTGATDPERLKAVERMLLEYFQLDKPLHEQYFRFIQDLFRGDLGRSIMFFPNTVNDIIIRYLPWTLALLIPAIIASWIVGNTIGVVAAINRGKLTDKIVLPLLAVLQGTPPYIFAMYLLLIFGVYLKILPTGGGWSPTLGPSLSATFVLDYLRHYILPFTSIFLTSLGGWGLSMRNIALQELTTDYMDYVRVLALSQKKTMRYLFKCSALPQIVGLAIVLGWSVAGSVITEIVFNYPGIGTALWRALQSTDYMLIQGFFVILIGTIILANFISEIMFAVIDPRVRYAYVGA